DNA from Daphnia pulicaria isolate SC F1-1A chromosome 3, SC_F0-13Bv2, whole genome shotgun sequence:
TTCTACTGCTGGCGGTCTAGCCGCTCTTTAAACCGACCGACAGCTTTACGCTTGGAAGAAGGTTTATTTTATTCGCAAGGcaaccccattttttttttttttcatttcgacTTTCCCCAACCGCTGCATGCAGTACCGCACAGACGCGGAATGATGGTAATTCATTCTACAAATATGCTCCAAGGCATGCGTGATCGATAAAATAATGTAAAACGCAACAAAACACTACAATATTGATCTATCGATAAACATTGATAAAAAATAGACTTTTACGGCCACTAGTGttggaagtaaaaaaataataaacaaaaaaaaaacgtcaataAGGTTGCCGAAACCATCTTGTTTACCACCGAATGGCCGCCAGGGACCAGCTGGAAAGTTAAACGACCGTGTCATCTCAATTTTTGTTAGAATTAAAGAAACAGACGGTGATGGCTAGTTTACACAAAAATCGACGAACTACCCTTGAAAGGATTGAAAAATTCGTTTCTAGAATTTATTTTACTGATGTAAATTTATATGGGCGCATTTACCCACATCAAGAGAATGTCGGTACGAAAAACACTCAGACGTTAGAACTTTAATCACTTATTAACGATATTTTGCTTATAACATTTTAGACATATTTCACTGGGCCTTACCTCAAGATAAACACTGGAAGTCAATTTCCTTTGATGAAATcatcaaacaaacatttctCCCACAGAAAATTGGGGACTGTTTTGGACCCACTTGGGCTACACACTACTTTAAGGTGTTGCCAGTTGTCAATGCAAAATAACAGATATTTTTGTACATGTATTTATTCAAtcctctcattttcttttaaaacacGGAACATCTTTTTGGCCTTTAAAAGATTGTTGTGAAGATTCCTGAATCTTGGTCTGGCAAAGAAATCCACCTTCGATGGAATTCAAATTCAGAAGCACTTCTTTTCAACACTCTTGGAGAACCTCTTCAGGTTTATAACCAATTATTATGTGTTAACAATAGAATAATTTCCATTGATACCATCTATGCAGGGATTCACTGGAAGTCCTGATCACCAGAAACGAGAAGAATTCATAATCTCAAAATCATGGGAGAAGAAAGGTCCAGAAGAACTGGTTTACTTTATTGAAATGGCTTGCAATAGGTatctttgatttatttattcatactCAGgttaaagagaaataaaaataaaaattttgttaaaatttcaTAGCATGTTTGGAGCTGGCAAAGGAGGAATGATTGGTAAAAAATATCTTCAATGTATTACCAATTTTTACCATTGAGAATTTTAGAAGCAGCATTTATGCATTACAGACGCTCCCGACCCTGACCGAAAATATTCTCTGCAAATGGCTAATGTTGCGGTTTGCGACACAGTCGCATACCATCTCCTGATCGACTTAGAACTTTTATTTGACATGGCCAAAGAATTGACGGAAGCAGACGGAAAGGGTGACAGTCGTGGTTATCAGGCTTTGTACGCAGGAAATCAAATCATAAATGCCATTCAAGCTGATGATTGGAAGTAATTTCGCGTTgcataattaattaaatttatatttagtAAATACTTAAGTCCCAGAAATTCTTTCAGGGAAGCTCAACGAGTGTCAAACGAGTTTTTTAAGTACCGAAACGGCGAACGCGCGCACATCATAGACGCAATGGGTCACTGTCATATCGATACGGCTTGGCTCTGGACGTACGATGAAACTATCCGGAAGTGCGCTCGCAGCTGGTCATCTGTGATAGCACTAATGAAGGACTATCCTGAAATGACTTTTGTTTGTTCTCAAGTAGGTTGGAGCTATTTTCTACAAAAAGTTCACTATTTTGTCTCATAACGACTGAATCATTGATTTATTCAGGCCCAGCAATTCAGCTGGGTAAAACAGTACTACCCTTCGCTTTATGAGGAGATGAAGCATTTTATAAGTTTGGGGCGATTTATTCCTGTTGGTGGAACATGGGTTGAAATGGACGGCAATATACCAaggttcatttatttattcactCTTCAAACAACATTGAAACGaattaatcaattgtaaattaattttatagcGGCGAATCATTCATACGCCAATTTTTGTACGGGCAGCGGTTCTTTCTAAAAGAATTTGGAATACGATCGCAAGAGTTTTGGTTGCCGGACACTTTTGGTTATTCAGCACAGACTCCTCAAATATTAAAAGtgtcaaaatatttaaatttaacaaatCCCTCAAATTATTAACTGAATATTTACTTGTACATGCAGCACGTTGGAATTTCCAGATTCCTAACACAGAAATTAAGTTGGAGTCTGGTTAATAAATTTCCACATCACAATTTCTTGTGGGAAGGAATTGATGGCAGCACAGGtatgtatttgttttttgtttttttttcaatgcgtGTTCGCACTTATATAGACTTTTAATCTCCCACATTTATGTCTTACGCAGTTATCGTTCATTTTCCACCTGGCGATTCGTACGAAGCCAACTGCAAGTAATGTTTTATTGATCATTGAATGGACCTACGTAGCCTAGTTtaaactatttttaatttgtagaGTGAGCGAAGCATTGAAAACGGAACGAAACTTGTTGGATAAAGGACGGGTAACTCGGTCTGTGATGCTTTACGGTTTTGGAGACGGTGGCGGTGGCCCTCACAAACCAATGCTTGATCGCATGGAACGATTAAAAGTAGACCTAGATTCTTTGTATACCAAATACTAAAACTagaaaaagtttcaaatcTGATTTACAGGATGTCGATGGTGTGCCTAAATTCGAGAATTCAACGCCTAACAAATTCTTTGAGAATTTGGAAGCCGAGAGTTCACAGCTTTGTCGTTGGGTTGGAGAGCTATATTTAGAACTTCATAACGGCACTTATACATCTCAAGTAAATACGAATCTTGtttatctaaaaaaatacatgATTAATTTCGTTCATCCATTTCTGACGTATCACATTCAGGCCGATATGAAGAAATACAATCGCAGCTGTGAATATAAATTGCGGGATGCCGAACTCCTATTGGCTATTGCATTTACTTTGGAACGGATTCCACTGGCGGATTTGGTGGATTTACGAACCAACATCGAGGAAGGCTGGCGCCTTCTTCTGGTGAACCAGTTTCACGACGTTTTGCCAGGGTCTTCTATCGAACTAGCGCACACGGAAGCCAAGGAGTGGTTTCGTAAAAGCCTTCAACTAGCAGCGGAAGTTGTTGATCGCTGTATTAGTTATCTCCAGGGTACGTCTATCGCTAGTTATTCTTTGCTCAACACACTGCCTTGGTCGAGAAATGCTTTGATCTACGAGAACGAGAAACCTTTGAAAGCGATCAGTGTCAAGCCGATGAGTTGGGACGATGACGAGCTCGGTGATATTTCCCCCGTTGTCATGGGTAattttcgcaaaattaatttcatttttgtcacTGTCGATCAAAACTCGCAACTcatttattattgcagaaCAAGGGGGAGGAGTCCACAAAATAAGCAACAAATGGTTTTCGGTGGAAATAGATTCCAGCGGTCGTATTTCGTCCATGATTCATCATGCTAGTGGCAATCAGGTCGTTCCTACTAAAGAATTTGGGAATCAACTTGTACTTTTCGATGACATTCCTCTGTATTGGGATGCGTGGGATTGTATGGACTACCATATTGAAACTAGAAATGCTGTGAATCGTCCGTCTTGCACCGAAGAAGAGGTTCACGTAGAGCTTGCAACTCCTCTGAAGGTGACTTTGAAGTGGAGCCAGCCTGTTGGCCAGAAAAGTCGTGTTCATCAGAAAATTCACATCACCGCCGTTCATTCTTTCATAGAATTTGAAACTCGAGTTGAATGggctgaaaatagaaaatttttgaaagttgAGTTCCCTGTTGAAGTTCACGCCAATCAAGTAAGGTTTTTTAATTGCCTTATTTGCTTTTTGTAATTAACtttgtaactttttttattcaggCTTCCTTCGACACTCAATTTGGTTTCCTGAACCGACCGAATCATAAggtttataaatttttactgCAATAGTCATTCGTTTGCGACtctattatttattatcaatTGTTCAAACGTAGAACACTTCTTGGGATTCTGCTAAATTTGAGGTTTGCGGACACAAGTGGGCAGATTTGTCAGAACCTGCGTGGGGTGTTTCTGTTTTGAATGACTCGAAGTATGGATGGAGCGTGCATGGACGAACAATCACCATGTCCTTGCTCCGTTCACCCAAAGCCCCGGACGCTAATTGTGATATGCACGAACATTTCTTCCGCTACGCGTTAATGCCACACAATGGTATGTATTGCATACCTAgacgatattttaaaaaaaatggatataaatatttcaaaattgtgATTATAGGTTTAAAATCGAGATCCGAGGTGATAAGGGAATCCTACAACTTTAACTGTGAGTTGATTTCAACCAAATTGTCTAAAGACACGAGCACTAGTGGCTCGTGGTTTACAGTAAATTCGTCTTCCGTCATTTTGGAGACCATCAAACCCTGTGAACCAGTGCTCGGTGATGAGAAAACTCCGGTAAAAAGAATTCTCGTTCGGCTCTTTGAATCCTGTGGTGATCGAACACACGCTAGGTCTGCATCTATTCTctcattcaaaatatttatttgatttctaaaCTTACTTGTATTTTGACATTGAAGGATCGAGACGAGTCTTCCGTTTGTGAACTACATGGAGTGCAACGGATTAGAAGAACCAATTGGACCTCTACTACCTTTCGTAGTTTCTACAGAAGGGCAAAAGTTTTTCACTGCTTCATTTACCCCATTCCAAATTAAAAGTTTCTTactttccttttgaaaatgttttgctattaaaaatatatagttGGAAGTGAATACAAAAAACAAGGTGGCAGTGGTTGATTACAAGAACGACatgtaaattttattaatgactAGGGTAGATCTGGATCGAAATTTTTACAACATTTAGATGGAAGTACGGTCCAGTTGTAGTTGTAGGAATATCGTACGCGTAATTCTGAAGGGCacaattttcctgtttttatgAGATTGTCGTGTTTTTCTCGCATTTCGTTGGCactttgtttgtgtgtgatgAGATAATCGTTGTAACATC
Protein-coding regions in this window:
- the LOC124328345 gene encoding alpha-mannosidase 2C1-like, which encodes MASLHKNRRTTLERIEKFVSRIYFTDVNLYGRIYPHQENVDIFHWALPQDKHWKSISFDEIIKQTFLPQKIGDCFGPTWATHYFKIVVKIPESWSGKEIHLRWNSNSEALLFNTLGEPLQGFTGSPDHQKREEFIISKSWEKKGPEELVYFIEMACNSMFGAGKGGMIDAPDPDRKYSLQMANVAVCDTVAYHLLIDLELLFDMAKELTEADGKGDSRGYQALYAGNQIINAIQADDWKEAQRVSNEFFKYRNGERAHIIDAMGHCHIDTAWLWTYDETIRKCARSWSSVIALMKDYPEMTFVCSQAQQFSWVKQYYPSLYEEMKHFISLGRFIPVGGTWVEMDGNIPSGESFIRQFLYGQRFFLKEFGIRSQEFWLPDTFGYSAQTPQILKHVGISRFLTQKLSWSLVNKFPHHNFLWEGIDGSTVIVHFPPGDSYEANCKVSEALKTERNLLDKGRVTRSVMLYGFGDGGGGPHKPMLDRMERLKDVDGVPKFENSTPNKFFENLEAESSQLCRWVGELYLELHNGTYTSQADMKKYNRSCEYKLRDAELLLAIAFTLERIPLADLVDLRTNIEEGWRLLLVNQFHDVLPGSSIELAHTEAKEWFRKSLQLAAEVVDRCISYLQGTSIASYSLLNTLPWSRNALIYENEKPLKAISVKPMSWDDDELGDISPVVMEQGGGVHKISNKWFSVEIDSSGRISSMIHHASGNQVVPTKEFGNQLVLFDDIPLYWDAWDCMDYHIETRNAVNRPSCTEEEVHVELATPLKVTLKWSQPVGQKSRVHQKIHITAVHSFIEFETRVEWAENRKFLKVEFPVEVHANQASFDTQFGFLNRPNHKNTSWDSAKFEVCGHKWADLSEPAWGVSVLNDSKYGWSVHGRTITMSLLRSPKAPDANCDMHEHFFRYALMPHNGLKSRSEVIRESYNFNCELISTKLSKDTSTSGSWFTVNSSSVILETIKPCEPVLGDEKTPVKRILVRLFESCGDRTHARIETSLPFVNYMECNGLEEPIGPLLPFVVSTEGQKFFTASFTPFQIKSFLLSF